A window of Primulina huaijiensis isolate GDHJ02 chromosome 9, ASM1229523v2, whole genome shotgun sequence contains these coding sequences:
- the LOC140983757 gene encoding transcription factor bHLH92, whose product MDEFLHLSPGSTLWLQEVLSMNNKSAFLSYTNEPLSKTDANGSTRGNVNKRMIQFLKKNWTTQVRTGNTSGEMDRGRGKKHVIGERLRRETHKRFYGAKHELLPPGTKSDQKSILEMTIKKIKELQDEKGELERRNNEVEIILGARENEVTLEKAEIQLQVGNPVSGIDSMLGVVKSLKYTNSTATAIRSYFSQRQFSAVLEVETKMKAADVEREVRRNLFQVE is encoded by the exons ATGGACGAGTTCTTGCACCTCTCTCCAGGCAGTACGTTATGGCTTCAAGAGGTACTCAGCATGAACAACAAGAGTGCTTTTTTAAGCTACACAAATGAACCCCTATCGAAGACCGATGCGAATGGATCGACTCGCGGAAATGTAAACAAAAGGATGATTCAGTTCTTGAAGAAGAATTGGACTACTCAGGTGCGAACGGGGAATACTTCTGGAGAAATGGATAGAGGGAGAGGGAAGAAGCATGTGATCGGTGAGAGGTTAAGAAGGGAGACGCACAAGCGATTTTATGGAGCTAAGCATGAGTTGTTGCCACCAGGAACTAAG AGTGATCAGAAATCGATACTCGAAATGACGATCAAGAAAATCAAAGAGCTGCAagatgaaaagggagagttggAGCGGAGAAACAATGAGGTAGAGATCATTTTGGGTGCAAGGGAAAATGAGGTAACATTAGAAAAGGCTGAGATACAATTACAAGTTGGGAATCCAGTTTCTGGGATTGATTCCATGTTGGGAGTTGTTAAATCTTTGAAATATACTAATTCTACGGCAACAGCCATACGCTCTTATTTTTCCCAACGTCAGTTTTCTGCAGTGCTGGAGGTTGAAACAAAG